Proteins from a single region of Clostridia bacterium:
- a CDS encoding rod shape-determining protein gives MCKLSLIVDMGTSNTVIVERKQGRVVEEPTLIAVKKVGGKMRTVAVGKEAYKMKISKHKPQDVYYVYPVKDGNVVNSEAACLMLKAFIERITKPMIVRPQIDVICVVSCGLHTTERLEFENVFYHLGIKTVTLLEAPIAAASSVVTGCSFVVVMGGGVTDIAIVKENGIATGCSVSISGAKMQEAIYEYVYRHYNVTISQARAEQLLNERSTLFERENGVTLISGKDVATGDYKKIEISSQDVRNAILPIVNALVDSIIAMSKLCPENLADSLKHGGLQLYGGLSGIRYLDTYLTNQLNLAVEVHPDVSSVARGAAVFFDDRAKLYRMIGLRGE, from the coding sequence ATGTGTAAATTGAGTTTAATCGTGGATATGGGTACGTCCAACACGGTCATCGTGGAGCGCAAGCAAGGCCGCGTCGTCGAGGAGCCGACGCTCATCGCCGTCAAAAAAGTGGGCGGCAAAATGCGCACGGTCGCCGTGGGCAAAGAGGCGTACAAGATGAAGATTTCCAAGCACAAGCCCCAGGACGTGTACTACGTCTACCCCGTCAAGGACGGCAACGTGGTCAATTCCGAGGCGGCGTGTCTTATGCTCAAAGCCTTCATCGAGCGCATCACCAAGCCCATGATCGTCCGTCCGCAAATCGACGTGATATGCGTCGTCAGTTGCGGTCTGCACACCACCGAACGGCTGGAGTTCGAAAACGTGTTCTATCACCTCGGCATCAAGACGGTCACCTTGCTCGAAGCGCCCATCGCGGCGGCTTCGTCGGTGGTGACGGGGTGCAGTTTCGTCGTCGTCATGGGCGGCGGCGTCACGGACATCGCCATCGTCAAGGAGAACGGCATCGCCACGGGTTGCAGCGTCAGCATTTCGGGCGCGAAGATGCAAGAGGCCATCTACGAGTACGTCTACCGTCACTACAACGTCACCATCAGCCAAGCCCGTGCCGAGCAACTTCTCAACGAGCGTAGCACGCTCTTTGAGCGTGAGAACGGCGTCACCCTCATTTCGGGCAAGGACGTAGCCACGGGCGACTACAAAAAGATAGAGATTTCTTCGCAGGACGTGCGCAACGCCATTCTGCCCATCGTCAACGCGTTGGTGGACAGCATCATCGCCATGTCCAAATTGTGCCCCGAAAACTTGGCGGATTCGCTGAAGCACGGCGGGTTGCAACTGTACGGCGGTCTTTCGGGCATACGCTATCTGGACACCTATCTGACGAATCAACTCAACCTTGCCGTCGAGGTTCACCCCGACGTTTCGTCTGTGGCGCGCGGCGCGGCCGTATTCTTTGACGACCGTGCGAAACTATACCGTATGATCGGTCTTCGCGGGGAATAA
- a CDS encoding uracil-DNA glycosylase, whose product MVHFGNEWDAVLAGEFDKPYYLELREFLKREYATRTIYPNMYDIFNAFKYTPYDQVKVVVLGQDPYHEPKQAHGMAFSVQKGVDVPPSLQNIYKELHAETGFVIPNHGYLVEWAEQGVFLLNTVLTVREHAANSHKGKGWETFTDEVIRRLSDRKEPIVFLLWGANARSKAALIDQSRHLVLQSVHPSPLSAYNGFFGCNHFIRANEFLAKHGQTPIRWQLSLD is encoded by the coding sequence ATGGTTCATTTCGGCAACGAGTGGGACGCCGTTCTCGCGGGCGAATTCGACAAGCCCTACTATTTGGAACTCCGCGAATTTCTCAAACGCGAATACGCGACGAGGACGATCTACCCCAATATGTACGACATTTTCAACGCGTTCAAATACACCCCCTACGACCAAGTGAAAGTGGTCGTCTTGGGGCAAGACCCCTACCACGAGCCGAAGCAAGCGCACGGCATGGCCTTTTCGGTGCAGAAAGGCGTGGACGTTCCCCCTTCTCTTCAAAATATCTACAAGGAATTGCACGCCGAGACGGGCTTCGTCATTCCCAACCACGGCTATTTGGTCGAATGGGCCGAGCAAGGCGTATTCCTTCTCAACACCGTGCTGACCGTCCGCGAGCACGCCGCCAACTCGCACAAGGGCAAGGGGTGGGAGACTTTCACCGACGAGGTCATTCGCCGCCTGTCCGACCGCAAGGAGCCCATCGTCTTCCTCTTGTGGGGAGCCAATGCCCGCAGCAAAGCGGCGCTTATCGACCAATCCCGCCACCTCGTATTGCAATCCGTGCACCCCTCCCCCCTCTCCGCCTACAACGGCTTCTTCGGGTGCAATCATTTCATTCGCGCCAACGAGTTTTTAGCAAAGCACGGCCAAACCCCCATTCGCTGGCAGTTATCCTTGGACTAA
- a CDS encoding type III pantothenate kinase encodes MILVIDVGNTNIKLALCSREAIVMSWRVSNRTGRTADEFGVEIGNLFATRGYSFADVEGVIMSSVVPSLNYTLTHACKFYMKRTPIMVDCTLRTGLTFGYADPHSLGADRIANAVGAVSHYGAPAIVVDLGTASTFGVIDRNKCFLGGCIAPGIKTGVDALSKQASQLPLVELTKPASIIADSTITNIQAGAIYGFSGLVKSVVQQIKAELGDDTVKVIATGGLTELLNDSTFIDVYDRALTLKGLLQLYLLNA; translated from the coding sequence ATGATTCTTGTCATCGACGTAGGCAATACCAATATCAAGCTGGCCCTCTGCTCGCGTGAAGCCATCGTAATGAGCTGGCGCGTCAGCAACCGCACGGGGCGCACCGCGGACGAGTTCGGGGTGGAGATCGGCAATCTGTTCGCCACGCGCGGCTATTCGTTCGCCGACGTGGAGGGCGTCATCATGAGTTCGGTCGTCCCCTCTCTCAACTACACCTTGACGCACGCCTGCAAGTTCTATATGAAGCGCACGCCCATCATGGTGGACTGCACGCTCCGCACGGGGCTTACGTTCGGCTATGCCGATCCACACTCTTTGGGCGCGGACCGCATCGCCAACGCCGTGGGCGCGGTGTCCCACTACGGCGCGCCCGCCATTGTCGTGGACTTGGGCACGGCCTCCACGTTCGGCGTCATCGACCGCAACAAGTGCTTCTTGGGCGGCTGCATCGCCCCGGGCATCAAGACGGGCGTGGACGCGTTGTCCAAGCAGGCCTCCCAACTGCCTTTGGTCGAACTCACCAAGCCCGCCTCCATCATAGCCGACAGCACCATCACCAACATTCAGGCGGGCGCCATCTACGGCTTCAGCGGGTTGGTCAAAAGCGTCGTACAGCAAATCAAAGCGGAACTCGGGGACGATACGGTCAAAGTCATCGCCACGGGCGGACTGACCGAACTGTTGAACGACAGCACCTTCATCGACGTCTACGACCGCGCGCTTACGCTCAAAGGCCTATTGCAACTCTATCTACTGAACGCCTGA
- the rpmA gene encoding 50S ribosomal protein L27 — MTFINIQLFAHKKGVGSSRNGRDSQSKRLGAKRADGQFVLAGNILVRQRGTKIHPGNNVGRGNDDTLYALIDGVVKFERLGRDKKQVSVYAK; from the coding sequence ATGACGTTTATTAACATTCAGTTATTTGCTCATAAGAAAGGTGTCGGTAGTTCGCGTAACGGTCGTGATAGCCAATCCAAGAGATTGGGCGCCAAGAGAGCGGACGGTCAATTCGTGTTGGCCGGCAATATCTTGGTTCGTCAACGCGGCACCAAGATCCACCCCGGCAACAACGTCGGTCGTGGCAACGACGATACCTTGTACGCTTTGATTGACGGCGTGGTCAAGTTCGAGCGTCTGGGCAGAGATAAGAAACAAGTCAGCGTTTACGCAAAGTAA
- the rplU gene encoding 50S ribosomal protein L21: protein MYAIIKTGGKQYNVQAGDVIRVEKLEEEAGNTIKLDVLYINDEGTVLVGNDVANAYAEAEVLGNGKGEKIVVYKYKAKKNIRRKQGHRQPFTALKITNIVK, encoded by the coding sequence ATGTACGCTATTATCAAGACCGGTGGCAAGCAATACAACGTGCAAGCGGGCGACGTCATTCGCGTGGAAAAACTCGAAGAAGAAGCCGGCAACACCATCAAGTTGGACGTGTTGTATATCAATGACGAAGGCACTGTGTTGGTCGGTAATGACGTGGCAAACGCTTACGCTGAGGCAGAAGTGTTGGGGAACGGCAAAGGTGAAAAGATCGTCGTTTACAAATACAAAGCCAAGAAGAATATCCGTCGTAAGCAAGGTCACAGACAACCGTTCACGGCGCTCAAGATCACGAACATTGTCAAGTAA
- the maf gene encoding septum formation protein Maf has product MSKIVLGSASPRRKQLLGRVVSDFEVRRSSADERCLLTSPAQYVMYTAAKKARGVRLAEGEWLVTADTIVCHKGAFLGKPTSDEDAKRMLTSLNHSVNTVYTGVCLTDGTRYDLFFEASEVRIDMTDAAIDAYVSAGYARDKAGAYGIQDPTLTATTLSGSLDNVVGLPVEALRRHLAAFGYKE; this is encoded by the coding sequence ATGAGCAAAATCGTATTGGGTAGCGCCTCCCCGAGACGCAAACAACTGCTTGGACGCGTCGTATCCGACTTCGAGGTACGCCGTTCCTCTGCGGACGAGCGCTGTCTACTGACTTCTCCCGCCCAATACGTGATGTACACGGCCGCCAAAAAGGCAAGGGGCGTGCGCCTCGCCGAGGGCGAATGGCTCGTCACCGCGGACACCATCGTGTGCCACAAGGGCGCGTTCCTCGGCAAGCCCACTTCGGACGAGGACGCCAAGCGTATGCTCACCTCGCTCAATCACTCGGTCAACACGGTCTACACGGGCGTTTGTCTTACGGACGGCACGCGGTACGACCTGTTCTTCGAGGCCAGCGAGGTACGCATAGACATGACGGACGCAGCCATCGACGCCTACGTGTCGGCAGGCTACGCCCGCGACAAAGCGGGTGCCTACGGCATACAGGACCCCACGCTCACGGCCACCACGCTGTCGGGCAGTTTGGACAACGTCGTCGGTCTCCCCGTCGAGGCCCTTCGTCGACACCTCGCCGCGTTCGGTTATAAGGAGTAA
- a CDS encoding tyrosine--tRNA ligase, which yields MSNVMDTLRERGFIKQVVFEEDLYKLLDTEKVSFYIGFDPTADSLHVGHYLAMMAMAHMQRAGHRPIVLIGGGTAMVGDPSGRTDMRQMMTKEVIAHNCDCFRKQMSRFFSFEGDNAAIMVNNADWLLGLNYIDFIRDIGSLFSVNRMLTAECFKTRMEKGLSFLEFNYMLMQSYDFLVLFQKYGCCLECGGDDQWSNILAGADLIRRKERKDAYAMTFQLLTTSEGKKMGKTQSGAVWLDREKTSPYDFYQYWRNVDDVDVEKCLKLLTFLPLDEIAELVKYRDERMNAAKERLAYEITKIVHGEEDAAKAQQQARAAFAGDGDNMPTATIGKDVVSVVDVLVATGLAPSKGEAKRLILGGGVSVDGNKIAKIDEALTDSQRANGFVLHKGKKTHIKVTVE from the coding sequence ATGAGCAACGTGATGGATACGTTACGCGAAAGAGGATTTATCAAGCAAGTCGTGTTCGAAGAGGACTTGTACAAGCTTTTGGACACCGAAAAGGTGAGTTTTTATATCGGCTTCGACCCCACGGCGGACAGTTTGCACGTGGGACACTATTTGGCGATGATGGCCATGGCGCATATGCAGAGAGCGGGGCATCGCCCCATCGTCCTCATCGGCGGCGGCACGGCTATGGTGGGCGACCCCTCGGGACGCACGGATATGCGCCAAATGATGACCAAAGAGGTCATTGCGCACAACTGCGATTGCTTCCGCAAGCAGATGAGCCGCTTCTTCTCGTTCGAGGGTGATAACGCCGCCATTATGGTCAATAACGCCGATTGGCTGTTGGGACTCAACTATATCGACTTTATCCGCGATATCGGCAGTTTGTTCTCGGTCAACCGTATGCTCACCGCCGAGTGCTTCAAAACGCGTATGGAGAAGGGCTTGAGTTTCCTCGAGTTCAACTATATGTTGATGCAAAGTTATGACTTCTTGGTGCTCTTCCAAAAATACGGCTGCTGCCTGGAGTGCGGCGGCGACGATCAATGGTCCAACATTCTTGCGGGCGCCGACCTCATTCGCCGCAAGGAGCGCAAGGACGCGTACGCCATGACCTTCCAACTGCTCACCACGTCGGAAGGCAAGAAAATGGGCAAAACGCAGTCGGGCGCCGTTTGGCTCGACCGCGAGAAGACTTCGCCCTACGATTTTTATCAATATTGGCGCAACGTGGACGACGTGGACGTGGAGAAGTGCCTGAAACTGTTGACCTTCCTGCCTTTGGACGAGATCGCCGAGTTGGTGAAATACCGCGACGAGCGTATGAACGCCGCCAAAGAGCGGTTGGCCTATGAGATCACCAAAATCGTGCACGGCGAAGAAGACGCCGCCAAAGCGCAACAGCAGGCGAGAGCGGCCTTTGCGGGGGACGGGGACAATATGCCCACCGCCACCATCGGCAAGGACGTCGTGAGCGTGGTGGACGTGCTGGTGGCCACGGGGCTCGCGCCCAGCAAGGGCGAAGCGAAACGCTTGATATTGGGCGGCGGCGTGTCGGTGGACGGCAACAAGATCGCCAAAATCGACGAGGCGTTGACGGATAGTCAACGGGCCAACGGATTCGTGCTGCATAAAGGTAAGAAGACGCATATCAAAGTGACCGTAGAATGA
- a CDS encoding RecX family transcriptional regulator, with the protein MTITAINKRKRQARYDIFLDGEYFATLSDQAILENRLKVGDEVDGAAFAELVKDAEKQDAVHYVLAALSARAYTEKGARDKLKDRGFSPEAIAYALERMAYYGYINDEEYCKDYIAECHNTRSNRRIKQDLWEKGIKDAVAEKYLKDNDEHDACMLSLTRKARGKEWTEEFVLKLTKYLLGQGYEYDVVKTCLGEYATRDED; encoded by the coding sequence ATGACCATTACCGCTATCAATAAGCGCAAAAGACAGGCGCGTTACGATATCTTTTTGGACGGCGAATATTTCGCCACGTTGTCCGATCAAGCCATTCTGGAAAACCGTTTGAAAGTAGGTGACGAGGTGGACGGCGCGGCGTTTGCCGAACTGGTGAAAGACGCCGAGAAGCAGGACGCGGTGCACTACGTTTTGGCGGCGTTGAGCGCGCGCGCCTACACCGAAAAAGGGGCGAGAGATAAGTTGAAAGACCGCGGGTTTTCGCCCGAGGCCATCGCTTACGCCTTGGAGAGAATGGCGTATTACGGCTATATCAACGACGAAGAATACTGCAAAGATTATATCGCGGAGTGTCATAATACCCGCTCCAACCGCCGCATTAAGCAGGACCTGTGGGAAAAAGGGATTAAGGACGCCGTGGCCGAGAAGTATCTCAAAGACAACGACGAGCACGACGCATGTATGCTGTCCTTGACGCGCAAAGCGCGCGGAAAAGAGTGGACGGAAGAGTTTGTGCTCAAATTGACCAAATATTTGCTCGGTCAAGGCTACGAATACGACGTGGTGAAAACCTGTCTCGGTGAGTATGCGACGCGCGACGAAGATTAG
- a CDS encoding biotin--[acetyl-CoA-carboxylase] ligase, with product MRRATKIRWIRLAETDSTNEYAKGLQAVHNTVVMADRQTAGKGRDGRSFASEEGGVYMSVVRMDDLPVRESAKYYLAAPLAVADALAEWGLDARIKWPNDVRVGDAKIAGILVETVWENDRVKRAVVGIGVNVRNDLGGVPVRATSMRLEGADASPREVAKRIACRLDERLAQTPAELIEAVKEKLINIGRAVVFGDGTEGVAVDLADDGRLVVLVGDKRRMVAAGDVSLKEEIC from the coding sequence ATGCGACGCGCGACGAAGATTAGGTGGATCCGCCTCGCAGAAACGGACAGCACCAACGAGTACGCCAAAGGGCTACAAGCGGTGCATAATACCGTGGTGATGGCCGACCGGCAGACGGCGGGTAAAGGGCGGGACGGCCGCTCGTTTGCGTCCGAAGAGGGCGGCGTATATATGAGCGTGGTGCGCATGGACGACCTGCCCGTACGCGAAAGCGCCAAATACTATTTGGCGGCACCTTTGGCCGTGGCGGACGCTTTGGCCGAATGGGGGCTGGACGCGCGTATCAAATGGCCCAACGACGTGAGAGTGGGCGACGCCAAGATCGCGGGGATATTGGTGGAAACGGTGTGGGAAAACGACCGCGTAAAGCGCGCCGTGGTGGGCATAGGCGTCAACGTGCGTAACGACCTCGGCGGCGTGCCCGTGCGGGCGACCTCGATGAGGCTGGAGGGCGCGGACGCGTCCCCCCGCGAAGTGGCAAAGCGCATCGCTTGTCGATTGGACGAGCGGTTGGCCCAAACGCCTGCGGAATTGATAGAGGCGGTCAAAGAGAAATTGATCAATATCGGCAGAGCCGTCGTGTTCGGCGACGGCACGGAGGGCGTCGCCGTGGATCTGGCGGACGACGGCAGGTTGGTCGTCCTGGTGGGCGACAAACGGCGAATGGTAGCGGCGGGAGACGTGTCGCTGAAGGAGGAAATATGTTAA
- the rpe gene encoding ribulose-phosphate 3-epimerase: protein MIKIAPSILSGDFANMGKSVEDATAWGADYIHFDVMDGVFVPNITFGMPMCKAIRKHTTLPIDAHLMITLPEKYVQAFCDAGADIVTFHPDASQDVAGALNVIKKNGKACGLVLNPDKGLELVAPYMDRIDMLVLMGVYAGFGGQKFIPEVLGKISEAHRMIVESRRDIRLELDGGVTEENAKSMTDRGVDVVVGGSSVFRSADPAKTIRILRGE, encoded by the coding sequence ATGATTAAGATTGCACCGAGTATTTTGAGCGGCGATTTCGCCAATATGGGCAAGAGCGTGGAAGACGCGACCGCCTGGGGCGCGGATTATATCCATTTCGACGTGATGGACGGCGTGTTCGTGCCCAATATCACCTTCGGTATGCCCATGTGCAAGGCCATTCGCAAGCATACGACTTTGCCCATCGACGCGCACTTGATGATCACCTTGCCCGAGAAGTATGTGCAGGCCTTTTGCGACGCGGGCGCGGATATCGTGACCTTTCACCCCGACGCGTCCCAAGACGTGGCGGGCGCGTTGAACGTCATCAAGAAGAACGGCAAGGCGTGCGGCCTCGTGCTCAATCCCGACAAGGGGTTGGAGTTGGTGGCACCCTATATGGATAGGATAGATATGCTCGTTTTGATGGGCGTGTACGCGGGGTTCGGCGGGCAGAAGTTCATCCCCGAAGTGCTGGGTAAAATCAGCGAGGCCCACCGCATGATCGTAGAGTCAAGGAGGGATATACGGCTCGAGTTGGACGGCGGCGTGACCGAAGAAAACGCCAAGTCCATGACCGACCGCGGCGTGGACGTCGTGGTGGGCGGCAGCAGCGTGTTCCGTAGCGCGGATCCCGCGAAGACCATTCGCATTCTGCGCGGCGAATAA
- a CDS encoding ribosomal-processing cysteine protease Prp, whose product MTKAVFTVKDGRIVQVAVNGHTGYAAAGEDIVCAAVSSVVQGAALGVLKVAKAEATYRTDDRKGALSLALAEGQKETAAHDAEVILRTALAAVEDIAKGYSQFVKVEVKEL is encoded by the coding sequence ATGACGAAGGCAGTATTTACTGTAAAAGACGGTAGAATAGTTCAAGTGGCGGTCAACGGGCATACCGGCTATGCGGCGGCAGGCGAGGACATCGTGTGCGCGGCCGTGAGTTCGGTGGTGCAGGGCGCGGCGCTCGGGGTACTGAAAGTAGCCAAAGCCGAAGCGACCTATCGGACGGACGACCGCAAGGGCGCATTGTCGTTGGCCTTGGCCGAAGGGCAAAAGGAAACGGCGGCGCACGACGCGGAAGTTATATTGAGGACGGCACTCGCGGCCGTAGAGGACATTGCCAAGGGCTATTCGCAATTTGTTAAAGTGGAGGTAAAAGAATTATGA
- a CDS encoding class I SAM-dependent RNA methyltransferase, with protein MQRYTIGVTTDFGLEAVTQRELRDVLGIAKAPADNGMLTFEGTAEDIVRCNMYLRTAERVFVVVGAKENVTTFDDLFDFVESLPWAAYLPEDARVHVHGKSAQSVLYGVPACQSITKKAIVVALKKAYHTPVIEESGVEYDVTVRLTKDKALLLIDTSGVGLHKRGYRNLVGEAAIKETMAAGLLLLSVWNPQKPLVDPFCGSGTIPIEAALMARNVAPGLRRTHACDCWTGFDSISRTVREEAQARIRQGGDLRIAGFDVDPAAVKLSRTHAANAGVADDVHFQCMDMREVRSSHPYGVIVTNPPYGERLLDDRQVDTLMRDFWQVYVALPDWSLYLISAYPFLEQAFGRKADKNRKMYNGKIQCRLYQYMGKKPPKSNV; from the coding sequence ATGCAACGATATACGATAGGCGTCACGACGGATTTCGGATTGGAAGCGGTCACACAGCGAGAGCTGCGCGACGTTTTGGGCATAGCCAAAGCGCCCGCCGATAACGGTATGCTCACCTTCGAGGGCACGGCGGAAGATATCGTCCGATGCAATATGTACCTACGGACGGCCGAGCGCGTGTTCGTTGTGGTCGGCGCCAAGGAAAACGTCACCACCTTCGACGACCTTTTCGACTTCGTGGAGAGCCTACCGTGGGCTGCGTATCTACCCGAGGACGCCCGCGTACACGTCCACGGCAAGAGCGCCCAAAGCGTGCTCTACGGCGTGCCCGCGTGCCAGTCCATCACCAAGAAAGCCATCGTCGTGGCACTCAAAAAGGCCTATCATACCCCCGTTATCGAGGAAAGCGGGGTGGAATACGACGTCACCGTGCGCCTCACCAAAGACAAGGCCCTTCTCCTCATCGACACGTCGGGCGTGGGCTTGCACAAGCGCGGCTACCGCAATTTGGTCGGCGAGGCGGCCATCAAAGAGACGATGGCGGCGGGGCTACTGCTTTTGTCCGTCTGGAACCCCCAAAAGCCCCTCGTCGATCCCTTCTGCGGCTCGGGCACCATTCCCATCGAAGCGGCCTTGATGGCGCGCAACGTAGCCCCCGGGCTAAGGCGTACGCACGCCTGTGACTGTTGGACGGGCTTTGACTCGATATCGCGCACGGTGCGCGAGGAAGCGCAAGCGCGTATTCGCCAAGGCGGCGACCTACGCATAGCGGGCTTCGACGTCGATCCCGCCGCCGTCAAGTTGTCCAGGACGCACGCCGCCAACGCGGGCGTGGCGGACGACGTGCACTTCCAATGTATGGATATGCGCGAGGTCAGGTCTTCCCACCCCTACGGCGTCATCGTCACCAACCCGCCCTACGGCGAGCGGCTTCTGGACGACAGGCAGGTCGATACGCTCATGCGCGACTTTTGGCAGGTCTACGTCGCTTTGCCCGATTGGAGTCTCTATCTCATATCGGCCTATCCGTTTTTGGAGCAGGCGTTCGGGCGCAAAGCGGACAAGAATCGCAAAATGTACAACGGCAAGATACAATGCCGCCTATATCAATATATGGGCAAAAAACCGCCCAAATCCAACGTCTGA
- a CDS encoding P1 family peptidase produces the protein MLNAFRLGHFEDVSLGTGVTVVLAPFGATASVSVQGNAPATRETDLLRSECTVEKINAVVLSGGSAFGLDACSGVMQYLKKRGYGYDTGAYKVPIVCGASLYDLEYKTFGYPDADMGLYACETAGDFVDIGGSFGAGCGATVGKLMGMAHAAKGGLGVAVIKIGAVEMAAVVAVNAFGNVYDPDTKTMIAGVTKDGKEVNIESSLRYGVEGIAGMNTTIGCVVTNAKLTKSQCNVVAKSVHDAYARCIRPVHTVLDGDAVFVMSSGEVDCNLLAVQSEATVLMMRAVKNAFRKDC, from the coding sequence ATGTTAAACGCATTTCGATTGGGACATTTCGAGGACGTATCGTTGGGGACGGGCGTGACCGTCGTATTGGCGCCGTTCGGCGCGACCGCTTCGGTGTCGGTGCAGGGCAACGCCCCCGCGACGAGAGAGACCGACCTACTGCGCAGCGAATGCACGGTGGAGAAGATAAACGCCGTGGTGCTGTCGGGCGGCAGCGCGTTTGGACTGGACGCCTGCTCGGGCGTGATGCAATACCTCAAAAAGCGCGGCTACGGCTACGATACGGGCGCGTACAAAGTGCCCATCGTGTGCGGCGCTTCGTTGTACGACCTCGAATACAAGACCTTCGGCTATCCCGACGCGGATATGGGCTTGTATGCGTGCGAAACCGCGGGCGACTTCGTGGATATCGGCGGTAGTTTCGGCGCGGGGTGCGGCGCAACCGTGGGTAAGTTGATGGGTATGGCGCACGCCGCTAAGGGCGGATTGGGCGTAGCAGTCATCAAAATCGGCGCGGTGGAGATGGCGGCCGTGGTGGCCGTCAACGCGTTCGGCAACGTGTACGACCCCGATACCAAGACGATGATCGCGGGCGTCACAAAGGACGGTAAAGAGGTGAATATCGAGAGCAGTCTGCGCTACGGCGTGGAGGGCATAGCGGGGATGAATACCACCATCGGCTGTGTGGTGACCAACGCCAAATTGACCAAATCCCAGTGTAACGTGGTGGCCAAATCGGTGCACGACGCCTACGCGCGGTGCATTCGTCCCGTGCATACCGTGTTGGATGGAGACGCCGTGTTCGTGATGAGTTCGGGCGAGGTGGATTGCAATCTTTTGGCCGTGCAGTCCGAGGCGACCGTATTGATGATGCGCGCCGTTAAAAACGCATTCCGCAAGGATTGTTAA
- a CDS encoding YigZ family protein — MSEYTTIKEQVVSVVTIKHSKFIATAVPVADYDDALEKVAQIKKQYPDATHNTYALVADEMGMQCKYSDDGEPSGTAGVPILEVIKRKGVTHVLVVVTRYFGGIKLGANGLVSAYAGATAAALDEATKVRMVMSAVCKVKLDYALGGRINALAQKAGGRVEATEYVDGVTATVVLPDEAAEGFRLDLVEYSKGTVEFAIEGHEYRGYV; from the coding sequence ATGAGCGAATACACCACCATCAAAGAGCAAGTCGTTTCGGTCGTCACCATCAAGCACAGCAAGTTCATAGCGACTGCGGTGCCCGTGGCGGACTATGACGACGCTTTGGAGAAGGTGGCGCAGATCAAAAAACAATATCCCGACGCGACGCACAATACGTACGCGTTGGTGGCGGACGAAATGGGCATGCAATGCAAGTATTCGGACGACGGCGAGCCGTCGGGTACTGCGGGCGTGCCCATTCTCGAAGTGATAAAAAGAAAGGGCGTCACGCACGTTTTGGTGGTGGTGACCCGATACTTCGGCGGGATAAAGTTGGGCGCCAACGGCTTGGTGAGCGCATACGCCGGCGCGACGGCCGCCGCTCTGGATGAGGCGACCAAAGTGCGTATGGTGATGAGCGCCGTGTGTAAGGTCAAGTTGGACTACGCGCTCGGCGGGCGCATCAACGCCCTCGCGCAAAAAGCGGGCGGCAGAGTGGAAGCCACCGAGTACGTGGACGGCGTGACGGCGACGGTGGTATTGCCCGACGAAGCGGCGGAAGGGTTTCGACTCGACCTCGTGGAATACTCCAAAGGAACGGTCGAATTTGCAATAGAAGGACACGAATACCGGGGGTACGTATGA